In a genomic window of Sinorhizobium meliloti:
- a CDS encoding response regulator transcription factor encodes MGENAGKVLLLDDDESVLRSLRRLLSASGYLVTVYRDARAFLASEDLHTADCVILDLGLPDSDGFRVQEALAAAGGSQSIVFLTGRGDIPASVRAMKAGAVDFLTKPVEAETLLAAVNVARQRARSWRETEEKKASVVRRLESLTTRETQVMHLVVAGLLNKQIAADLGTVEKTIKVHRGRMMAKLGVRTVADLVRLVAVADPPAGGIGPKSNYDQPGP; translated from the coding sequence ATGGGGGAAAACGCCGGAAAAGTACTGCTGCTGGACGACGACGAATCCGTGCTGCGGTCTCTGAGGAGGCTGCTCTCGGCTTCGGGTTACCTGGTGACGGTGTACCGGGATGCCCGCGCGTTCCTGGCATCCGAGGATCTCCACACGGCCGATTGCGTCATACTGGATCTAGGTCTGCCGGACTCCGACGGTTTTCGCGTGCAGGAGGCACTCGCTGCGGCTGGCGGAAGCCAGTCCATCGTTTTCCTGACGGGCAGGGGCGATATCCCGGCAAGTGTGCGTGCGATGAAGGCGGGTGCCGTCGACTTCCTGACGAAGCCCGTCGAGGCGGAGACGCTGCTGGCTGCCGTAAACGTAGCGCGCCAGCGCGCACGCTCCTGGCGTGAGACGGAAGAGAAGAAGGCGAGCGTGGTGAGGCGGCTCGAAAGCCTGACCACCCGGGAAACGCAGGTCATGCATCTTGTCGTGGCCGGCCTTCTCAACAAGCAGATAGCGGCCGATCTCGGGACGGTCGAAAAGACCATCAAGGTTCACCGGGGCCGCATGATGGCGAAACTGGGCGTACGAACGGTCGCCGACCTTGTTCGCCTGGTCGCTGTTGCAGACCCTCCTGCCGGGGGCATTGGTCCCAAGTCCAACTACGATCAGCCAGGGCCTTGA
- a CDS encoding ATP-binding protein, producing the protein MAFGGRADHPKRVLLVYESESTLLAAEQIASGFHEYMEANAPEHIEYYTEYLDTLRFSTAEHRARLASFLEAKYRPLDLDVVVAAGPGALRFVVETRERFARNVPVVFGAVTESSAAPGSLPADVKGVISRFDLAKTVQLASRLQPQARKLTVMYGSAPFDRRWGDTAFAVLGKRYAGLDVEYVSGLSLDGFRSTAAGLSSDTALVILTVFEDAEGTKFVPRDAAAAITEASNAPVYSVYGSYFGSKVVGGHVGTFQSTGAQMAALSLDIVLGDHSAPQTTPAREAAVVDWGAVQHWGIDDILIPDGAEIVGFEPSAWERYRMPISAALLVMAAQMLTIAALVYQNQRGRRLEATLASERIELAHLSRRSQLGELSGAFAHELTQPLTSILANAEAGQKIASEPAPDMEEIRAIFDDIVADDRRASSVISQLRSMMLKGEASQEILDLNEAVRQTVALARAEMVARRTEVEVQDEWASVRVKANLVQLQQVILNLLVNAADAMADIPPKQRRVEIAVAKGKNGYCELSVEDMGPGIPAEMRSEVFKPFVSSKKGGLGLGLAICRSIVEAQGGKLFFDDAVKRGARAVVILPSA; encoded by the coding sequence ATGGCTTTTGGTGGCCGTGCCGATCATCCCAAGCGCGTGCTGCTGGTCTATGAAAGCGAAAGTACGCTCCTTGCCGCCGAGCAGATCGCCTCGGGCTTCCACGAGTATATGGAAGCGAACGCGCCGGAACACATCGAATACTATACGGAATATCTCGACACCCTTCGCTTTTCAACGGCGGAGCACCGAGCCCGGCTTGCAAGTTTTCTGGAGGCTAAATACCGGCCGTTGGACCTGGATGTCGTGGTGGCCGCGGGACCCGGAGCGCTACGATTCGTCGTGGAGACTCGTGAGCGTTTCGCCAGGAACGTCCCCGTCGTCTTCGGTGCGGTCACGGAGAGTTCCGCGGCCCCCGGGAGCCTTCCCGCCGACGTCAAGGGCGTGATCAGCCGATTCGATCTGGCCAAGACCGTTCAACTGGCCAGTCGTCTTCAGCCGCAGGCACGCAAGCTGACGGTGATGTACGGCTCGGCGCCGTTCGACCGGCGATGGGGCGACACCGCGTTCGCCGTGCTGGGGAAGCGTTACGCCGGCCTCGACGTCGAATATGTCTCCGGTCTCTCGCTCGACGGCTTCCGGAGCACGGCCGCCGGCCTTTCCTCCGACACGGCCCTCGTCATACTCACCGTCTTTGAGGATGCCGAGGGCACGAAATTCGTTCCTCGCGACGCGGCAGCCGCGATAACGGAAGCATCGAATGCGCCCGTCTACTCGGTCTATGGTTCCTATTTCGGCTCGAAAGTCGTGGGCGGTCACGTGGGCACGTTCCAGTCCACCGGAGCGCAGATGGCGGCGCTTTCGCTCGACATCGTGCTCGGTGATCATTCGGCGCCGCAGACCACCCCCGCACGGGAGGCGGCGGTCGTCGATTGGGGCGCAGTCCAGCATTGGGGGATCGACGATATTCTGATACCCGACGGCGCAGAAATCGTGGGCTTCGAGCCAAGCGCCTGGGAGCGTTACCGCATGCCCATCAGCGCGGCACTCCTCGTGATGGCGGCGCAAATGCTGACGATCGCCGCGCTCGTCTACCAGAACCAGCGGGGTCGGAGGCTCGAAGCGACGCTCGCCTCCGAACGTATCGAGCTTGCACACCTTTCCAGACGGTCGCAACTCGGAGAACTCTCCGGCGCCTTCGCGCATGAACTGACGCAGCCGCTTACCTCCATTCTCGCCAACGCCGAGGCGGGGCAGAAGATCGCCAGCGAGCCGGCCCCGGACATGGAAGAAATCCGTGCGATCTTCGATGATATCGTCGCAGACGACAGACGCGCCTCCTCGGTGATTTCGCAGTTGCGCAGCATGATGCTGAAGGGTGAGGCCTCACAGGAAATCCTCGACCTCAACGAGGCCGTACGCCAGACCGTCGCTTTGGCGCGGGCAGAGATGGTGGCGCGCCGCACCGAGGTGGAGGTCCAGGATGAATGGGCGAGCGTGCGCGTCAAGGCCAACCTCGTTCAGCTTCAGCAGGTGATCCTGAACCTGCTCGTGAATGCGGCGGATGCGATGGCTGACATCCCGCCAAAGCAACGGCGGGTTGAAATAGCGGTTGCGAAAGGCAAGAATGGGTATTGTGAATTGTCCGTCGAGGACATGGGACCCGGCATTCCCGCTGAGATGCGCAGCGAGGTGTTCAAGCCGTTTGTGAGCTCGAAGAAAGGCGGCCTCGGTCTCGGCCTCGCCATCTGCCGGAGCATCGTCGAGGCGCAGGGCGGGAAGTTGTTCTTCGACGATGCCGTGAAGCGGGGAGCGCGGGCCGTGGTCATTCTGCCGTCAGCCTAG